Part of the Gramella sp. Hel_I_59 genome, GGTTCTTTTATTCTGAATTATATAAATCTTAAATCGGGCTTTAATCTATTAGAAGAGCTTTGAAACACTCGTTATTTCCCCGCTTTGTAGATTTTAAAATACTGTAAACCAATTATCTAAAGCAAAATAGGGGGAAATTCCCTTTTCATTGCATCACAACTAGCTTTATCTTTAGACTATTGTTTAACTAAATTCATAATAATGAAAAAACAGCTAGTATTACTCGTTTTTTCATTAGTAGTTTCAATATCCCTCGTAAGTTGTAGTGCTAATGACGATGGTCCTGCAGATTCAGATCAATTTCTGAATGCTGATGTAAACGGAGTTCTTTTTAACTCATCTAATAATTCTGCTGCTCTTAGCTTCCGTAAAGATTACAATTCCCTGGGAACAGTTAGTTTTATTCTCGATTTTCAGATCGATAATTTTACCGGGATTGGAATTTATCGACTTGGCGACCAGGTTTACAACAAGAACTGGATAAGTTATAGTACTCACGATCATGATCTTTGGGCGATAATGCCTAATGGTGCTCCAAACGATATCACTAACTTTATTGAGATCACGAGTAATTCTGATGATCGTATTGAAGGAAAGATTTCCTGTAGTAAATTGTGGAATGAACAACAAAGTAGCTATGCACCAATTGAAGGGCAGTTTAAACTTAATATTCGGCTTTAAATACATCAATCAAAAGGCGAACAATTCCCTAAGTTTAATAATTCTTCAAAAAGTGATCAAATTCCTGTGATAAGCGATCAGGTATTTATATCTTTGACCTGATTTAAATCAAACTTTACCATTATGTTCGAATTCGATCAATACCTTGGATTTTTAGCGTTCCTTACGATATTAACGATGGGTTTCTGGCTTATGATCTTCCTGGTAGCTTTCGTTCCTTATTGGATCGGTGGGTCTGTTGGAGAATTGATCAAAGAAAAACGTGAAGCTCGTAAAAAAGCTAAAGCGGAAAAAGCATAAAAAAAAGGGACTTATTTAAGTCCCTTTTTTTATTTCCTTTTATTCCAGATTATTAAAATTCTCCTTCGTCATAATCTTCGTCATTTCTTCTCTGTTGACGCTGTTTCTTCTGATTAAACCTATAGATAAAGGATACATTCACTGCCTGACCTTGTCTCCATTGGAATTCACTGTCTTGTTCAAAGAATTCAGTATTCGTATAAGATGATCTCTTTCTACCATTTAGTATATCACTTACATTTAATGCAATGGTAGCTTTTTCATTCAGAATTTCTTTACTTAAGGCTAAATCTATAGAAAGGATACCATCCTGAGTTCCCTGAATTTCATCTGATGGTCCTCGATAAAAAGCATTAGTTTGCCAGTCAATTTTTAGCGGAAGTGTCACTTTTGAACTAAATCGCGCGAACCAGCTTGTGTTTTCGGTATTATAACTATCTCCATTAAATTCACCATCCAGCTTAAATCTAAAGTAGTTAAAGCTACCATTTAATCTCAACCATTCGGCAGGATTGTATAATACCCCAAGTTCACCACCCATTCTATCGTTTGTCGCCAGGTTAAAAGGGATGCTTCTAATAACTGTTTGCGGAATTGTTTCTGGTCCCTCTTCAGGAAAATCAGGATTCGCAATCTGTATATCAATTTCCTCCTGCACTCTTTGAAAAGCATCAGTTTCTCTCTGATAATAAACTGAAGAAGTTAAAGTAAGTTTCTCCCATCTTTTCAAATATCCAATATCAAAACTGTTTGAATACGCTGGTTGCAGATTTGGATTTCCCTGAAAAATATTATTTCGACTGCTTCTAGATGGAAACGGATTAATATACCAACCTCGAGGTCTATTAATTCTACGGTTATATCCAAATGTGATATTTTCTTCTTCCGCGATTTCGTAGATCACATTCAGTGTTGGGAACAAGCCAAAATATTTATTATCAAAATTTGTAGTAATATCAAAACTAAACTCTTCTCTTAATTCTTCCTGAGTAAGTTCAGAATCAATATCACCTTTTAGTTGTGTATGCTCAGCTCTTAATCCTAAAAGAAAACTAAAATCACCGAATTTAGTACCGTATTGTGTATACCAAGCGTGAACATTCTCGTCATAGTCAAAAATATTAGTCTGATTACGATTCAAAATAAAATTATTACTACGGTCCTCTTGCAACAGTGAGTAATCAGTTACCTCATTTTCAAGGTTTCCTCGATACCCAGCTTCAAATTGCGAATTCTCTCCAATAGGTCTCACATAATCTGCCTGAAGTAAATACTCTTTTTGATCTTCAGTAGTTAAAGTTCTCTCTCTGGGGATGAAGATCTCTCCAACATTAGTAGTATTAAAATTAATTGGCTCTCGGATAAAAGCTTGTTGCTCTTCCTTATCACGTTCAATTTGAAAGTCTGTAGTTAGTTCGTGTCCTTTGTTATCAAACTTATTTACATAATTAATGGAGAATTGCCAACTGTTGTCTTCTTCAACTTCATTTTCAAGACGTGTGGTTCCAAGCACCCTGTTTCCATCAAGAAAATAGTCGTTTACATTCGTAGTAAGATCTTCATCATCCCCAAGTCTATAGAATAAAGCTCCGGTTATGGAAGATTGTTCATTCAAATAGTATTCTATTCCTAAATTGGTATTGAAGCCTCTATTGATTCTATCATAATCTCTATCTTCAACATTTCGATCATATTGAAGACCGTCAAGAAAAGTATCCTCACGAGTATCAAAGTATCGAGTGTCGAAGAACGCTTCGCCCGGAGATTCTCTATATCTATAACCCGTGGTGGTGAAAAGATTATATTTATCGGTTCGGTAATTAAAGTTTGCGTTGATCCCTGCGTTGGCCGGATTACCACCATTAATTGTTAAGGAACCATTGAATCCCAGAGTTTCCTTCTTTCTAAGAATAATATTAATAATTCCAGCAGTACCTTCAGCATCATATCTTGCGGAAGGTGAGGTGATAACTTCAACTCTCTCGATAGCTTCAGCTGGTAGTTGGCTTAGAACATCTGTACTACCAAAACCGGCCATTGCAGATGGTTTACCGTTTATCAATATTCTTACATTCTCATTCCCTCTAAGACTTATACCTCCTTCTATGTCTACAGTGACAGATGGTACGTTATTTAAAGCATCGCTTACAGTTCCTCCGGCAGTGGTAAGATCTTTTCCAATGTTATAGATCTTCTTGTCAAGTCTAACATCTACCTGGGTAGTTTCTGCCCGAACAACCACTTCGTCAAGATTTTCAGATCCTAAGCCAAGTAGAATAGTTCCCAGGTCCAGATCTGAATTTACATTTCGGTTCTTGAAGACTTTAGATTCGTATGAGATAAATTCAACCGTGATCGTATAGGTTCCTTCCTGAACCGTTATTTCAAATTCGCCATCTATATTGGTAACAGTACCATCTACCTTTGAAGGATCGTTGGTATTCTGAACTGCGACAGTTGCATATTCCAGAGGAACATTTAGCTCATCGTCCAGAACCTTACCGGAAATGGTGTATTTTTTAAGAGGTGAAGGGCCCTGAGCATAAGATTTAAAACTCAGCAAGCCGATAAACAGGAATAGTAAACTTAAGGTATAGATCTTCCGATTGGTCATTATAT contains:
- a CDS encoding TonB-dependent receptor → MTNRKIYTLSLLFLFIGLLSFKSYAQGPSPLKKYTISGKVLDDELNVPLEYATVAVQNTNDPSKVDGTVTNIDGEFEITVQEGTYTITVEFISYESKVFKNRNVNSDLDLGTILLGLGSENLDEVVVRAETTQVDVRLDKKIYNIGKDLTTAGGTVSDALNNVPSVTVDIEGGISLRGNENVRILINGKPSAMAGFGSTDVLSQLPAEAIERVEVITSPSARYDAEGTAGIINIILRKKETLGFNGSLTINGGNPANAGINANFNYRTDKYNLFTTTGYRYRESPGEAFFDTRYFDTREDTFLDGLQYDRNVEDRDYDRINRGFNTNLGIEYYLNEQSSITGALFYRLGDDEDLTTNVNDYFLDGNRVLGTTRLENEVEEDNSWQFSINYVNKFDNKGHELTTDFQIERDKEEQQAFIREPINFNTTNVGEIFIPRERTLTTEDQKEYLLQADYVRPIGENSQFEAGYRGNLENEVTDYSLLQEDRSNNFILNRNQTNIFDYDENVHAWYTQYGTKFGDFSFLLGLRAEHTQLKGDIDSELTQEELREEFSFDITTNFDNKYFGLFPTLNVIYEIAEEENITFGYNRRINRPRGWYINPFPSRSSRNNIFQGNPNLQPAYSNSFDIGYLKRWEKLTLTSSVYYQRETDAFQRVQEEIDIQIANPDFPEEGPETIPQTVIRSIPFNLATNDRMGGELGVLYNPAEWLRLNGSFNYFRFKLDGEFNGDSYNTENTSWFARFSSKVTLPLKIDWQTNAFYRGPSDEIQGTQDGILSIDLALSKEILNEKATIALNVSDILNGRKRSSYTNTEFFEQDSEFQWRQGQAVNVSFIYRFNQKKQRQQRRNDEDYDEGEF